AGACGGAAGCCACAGCGCTGTATCGGTTCCGGATCGACGACCGGGTTGGTATCAAGCAACTCGAACTCCCGCCGGAACTCAGAACCGAATTCTCGACGAGCGGGCCGGATTGACCGGTACCTAGCCCGTGCGGAAAGAGAAATCCAGCGTCGGCGCGGAGTGGGTCAGCGACCCCATCGAGATGATGTCCACGCCCGTTTCGGCGTAGGCCGGCACGTCCGCAACTGTGATACCGCCGCTAGCCTCGGTGAGCGCGCCGGAAGTAGACGCTGCCACTCTGTCGACGGCCCGCTCAGTTTCCGCGGGGGACATGTTGTCGAGCAGGACGATGTCCGCGCCGGCCTCGGCGGCCCGCGGGGCGTCCTCCGGAGCTTCGACCTCGACGTCGAGTTTCGTCGCGAAGGAGGCCCGCTCGCGGAAGTGCTCGATGGCGTCGACCAGTCCCATCTCGGCGATGTGGTTGTCCTTGACCATCACCATGTGCGAGAGGTCCAGTCGATGGGTGTCGCCGCCGCCGGCCGCTACCGCCCGCTTCTCGATGCCGCGCAGGCCGGGAGTCGTCTTGCGCGTGCCGGCGATACGAGGGGTGGAATCTGTCGCAGCCGATTCCGCCGCATCGACGGCGGCCCGTGTCTTCGTCGCCACGCCCGAGGCATGGCCGGTGATGTTCACGGCGACGCGCTCGCCGCGGAGGACCGACTGCGCGGGGCCGTCGACGCGAAGCACTACGTCGCCGGCGTCGATGGCCGCCCCCGAGTCGACCGGTGTCTCAACCGCACAGTCCAGATACTCAAACACCGCGGTGGCAGCGTCAAGGCCGGCGACGACGCCGGACTCTTTTGCCACCAGTCGCCCCTCGGTCGTGCCGGGCACGTCGTTGGTCACGTCGTGGTGGCCCACGTCCTCGTGGAGCCACCGCTCGATGTCGCTGTCGGCGAGCATCAGTCAGCCGTGGACTCCGGTGGTTCCTCGCTCGCATCCACGAGATTGTGCGTGCCGACGCTCTCCTCGTTCTCGGCGGCGTGGCGCGCGATCAACAGGGCGGTGACGCTGGCGTGGCGGAGTTCGTACAGCGAGCGACTGGTCCGCGTGCGGACGTAGGCGTCGACCTCGCCCTTGAGCCGGCGGAGGACGGCCATCGCCCGCTGGAGGTCGGCCGGGTCGCGCTCGACGCCGACGTTCTCGTCCATCACGCGGGTCAGCCGCTGGAACTTGTCGCGGGCGAACCGCTCGGGCAGGTCCGGGTCGCGTTCGAGCAGTTCCGGCGCTTCGATTGGTTCGGGTTCGGCCCCGGCGGCGTCTTCGCCGGCGCGTAGACCCCAGACCAGCCCTTCGAGCAGGGAGGTGCTGGCGAGGCGGTTCGCGCCGTGGACGCCGGTCCGGGAGCATTCGCCGACGGCGTACAGTCGGTCCAGCGTCGTCCGGCCGCGGTCGTCGACGTTGATGCCGCCACAGAGGAAGTGCTCGGCGGGCGCGACCGGAATGCCGTCTGTCCAGTCGATGCCGTGCTCTTTACAGCGGTCTGCGAGGTTCGGGAACTCTTCGGCGAAGTCAAGCGGCGAGACATCCAGCGTCACCTCACCGGTCGCCTCTCGCTCCGCCTTGACTGCCCGGGCCACCACGTCGCGGGGCGCGAGTTCGGCGTCCGCGTGGTAGTCGGGCATGAACCGCTCGCCCTTGTCGTTGCGTAGCAGGCCGCCCTCGCCGCGGACGGCCTCGCTGACGAGGAAGGCGACCTCAGCGCTACCGGAATTACCTTCGAGTACGCACGCCGTCGGGTGGAACTGCACGTACTCCATGTCCTCGACCTCGGCCCCGGCGAGTGCGGCCATCCCGATGCCGTCCCCAGTGGTGTTGTCGGGGTTCGTCGTCCGCGGGTAGAGGTCGCCGATACCGCCCGTCGCCAGCACGACGCTGCCGGCGAAGTACGGGTCGACCTCGCCGTCGGATTCGAGCATCGCGCCGTGGACCCGCCCCTCGTGACGGATGAGTTCGAGCGCGGCGGTGTCGTCCAGAATCTCCACGCCGTCGTGGTCGTCGATGTAGTTCAGGAACGGGACGTGGATGTGTTTGCCCGTGGAGGCATCGACGTGGAGGATGCGGTCTTCGCTGTGGGCGGCCTCGCGGGTGAAGTCGTGGCCCGAGCCGTTCTGGTCGAACTCGACGTCCAAGGTCTCAAGCAGCACGTCCTCGACGGCCTCGTTGGCATTCTCGACCAGCACATCGACGGCGTCGGGGTCGGCGGTGCCGTCGGAGGCGGCCATGATGTCGTCTTTGAATTCTTCGGGCGTATCTCGGGAGATGGCGATGCCGCCCTGAGCCCACCAGGATGAGGAGCCTTCCGGACGGGTCGCCTTCGTGGCGAGCGTCACGTCGTCGCCTTCACGGGCCGCGGCGAGCGCCGCCGCCAGCCCGGCGATGCCGGAGCCGACGACCAGCACGTCCGTCGTAATCGGGTCGTCCGTCATGGTTAGATCTCCAGCATTCGGTCCATCGCGACCTGTGCCAGTTCCTTCTCCTCGGGCGCGACCTCGATGACGTTGCGCTCGCGACCTTCGACCAGTTCCTCAAGCACCCACGCGAGGTAGTTCGGGTCGATCTGGCGCATGGCATTGCAGTCCATGCAGGCGTCGCCACACAGCGGGACGACATCCACCTCGGGGTGCCACCGCTGGAGGTGGTGGGTGAGGTGAATCTCGGTGCCGATGGCCCACGTTTCGCCGGGATCAGCCTCGGCGACGGACTCACAGATAGTCGACGTAGAGCCGGCCACGTCGGCGGCCTCGACGACCTCGCGGCGACACTCGGGGTGAACGATGACGTTCGCGTCGGGGTAGTCCTCGCGGATCGATTCGATGTGGTGCTCGCGGAAGCGTTCGTGAACCTGACAGTACCCCTCCCAGAGAATGACGTCGTTTTCGACGGCGTCAGCGGCGTCGGTGCCCTCGGCGTCCCACGGGTCCCACTCGACGGTTTCGTCGGCCATGCCGAGCCGGTGGGCCGTGTTCTCGCCGAGGTGCTTGTCGGGCAGGAAGAGTACTTTGTCGCCCTTCTCGAAGGCGTACTCGAAGGCCTTGTGGGCGTTGGAGGACGTACACACCAGCCCGCCCTGCTCGGCGCAGAAGGCCTTCAGGTCGGCGTAGCTGTTCATGTACGTGATCGGGATGATATCTTCGTCGTCGTCGAGCGCCGCGGTCAGTTCTGCCCACGCGGCGTCGACCTGCAGCGCCTCGGCCATGCCCGCCATCGGGCAGGACGCCTCCATCGACGGGAGGATCACGGACTGGTCGTCGTCCGTGATGATGTCCGCGGATTCGGCCATGAACGTCACGCCGCCGAAAATCACGTAGTCGGCGTCGGACTCGGCGGCTTCCTTCGAGAGCTGGTAGGAGTCGCCGATGAAGTCGGCGTGTTCGACTATCTCCCGACGCTGGTAGTTGTGGCCGAGGATGACCACGTCGTCGCCGAGGGTATCGAGCGCGCTCTCGATGCGCTCGGTCCGCTCGTCCGCCTCGAGGTCCCGGTACGCCGGCGGGAGTTGCTCGAGGTTGTCATACTTGAAGAGGCTAAGGTCCGTCTCGAACGCGGCGGTTTCCATTTCGGGCACGATGTATCCACCTGTCGGTACTCACACTTCGGAACTCCCTCGTGAAAAGATTTTATCTTCAATGACGAGGGTTGGTGAGCAAAGAAATTGTATACCTGATATTGGAGTCAACTACAGTTCTGTTTCCGGTGTTGGTGGTCTATCGGGTTTTAAATCTGTCTTTGGCGATCTAACTACTTCTATATCCCGTACTGTCGAATTATGTTGTTTGTTACCGAGAAACAGGAACCGTGACGCGTCGATACTGCCGCCTGTCGGATTTACTCGCCGGAATCGAACACGACCTCGCCGTCGCTGACGGTCAGCGTGACGGCTACGTCCGAGATATCCGCATTCGGGACATCCCACGGAGAGGCCGACAGCACGGCGAAATCCGCAACCGATCCCGGCGTAATCGTGCCCATCCGGTCCTCGTCGAAGCCCGCGTACGCGGCACCGCTGGTGTACGCTCGGAGCGCCTCGTCGACTGTCAAGCGCTGGTTCGGCTCCGGCGCGGCGACGGCCTGCTGGACGCCATACAGCGGGGAGAGCGGCATACAGTCGCTCCCGAAGGCCAGTTGTGTGCCGGCATCCACGAGGTCGCGGAACCGGTTCGTCAGCGCGCGGCGCTCGCCGAGTCGCTCGTCGT
The genomic region above belongs to Haloarcula hispanica ATCC 33960 and contains:
- the nadC gene encoding carboxylating nicotinate-nucleotide diphosphorylase yields the protein MLADSDIERWLHEDVGHHDVTNDVPGTTEGRLVAKESGVVAGLDAATAVFEYLDCAVETPVDSGAAIDAGDVVLRVDGPAQSVLRGERVAVNITGHASGVATKTRAAVDAAESAATDSTPRIAGTRKTTPGLRGIEKRAVAAGGGDTHRLDLSHMVMVKDNHIAEMGLVDAIEHFRERASFATKLDVEVEAPEDAPRAAEAGADIVLLDNMSPAETERAVDRVAASTSGALTEASGGITVADVPAYAETGVDIISMGSLTHSAPTLDFSFRTG
- a CDS encoding L-aspartate oxidase, encoding MTDDPITTDVLVVGSGIAGLAAALAAAREGDDVTLATKATRPEGSSSWWAQGGIAISRDTPEEFKDDIMAASDGTADPDAVDVLVENANEAVEDVLLETLDVEFDQNGSGHDFTREAAHSEDRILHVDASTGKHIHVPFLNYIDDHDGVEILDDTAALELIRHEGRVHGAMLESDGEVDPYFAGSVVLATGGIGDLYPRTTNPDNTTGDGIGMAALAGAEVEDMEYVQFHPTACVLEGNSGSAEVAFLVSEAVRGEGGLLRNDKGERFMPDYHADAELAPRDVVARAVKAEREATGEVTLDVSPLDFAEEFPNLADRCKEHGIDWTDGIPVAPAEHFLCGGINVDDRGRTTLDRLYAVGECSRTGVHGANRLASTSLLEGLVWGLRAGEDAAGAEPEPIEAPELLERDPDLPERFARDKFQRLTRVMDENVGVERDPADLQRAMAVLRRLKGEVDAYVRTRTSRSLYELRHASVTALLIARHAAENEESVGTHNLVDASEEPPESTAD
- the nadA gene encoding quinolinate synthase NadA, coding for METAAFETDLSLFKYDNLEQLPPAYRDLEADERTERIESALDTLGDDVVILGHNYQRREIVEHADFIGDSYQLSKEAAESDADYVIFGGVTFMAESADIITDDDQSVILPSMEASCPMAGMAEALQVDAAWAELTAALDDDEDIIPITYMNSYADLKAFCAEQGGLVCTSSNAHKAFEYAFEKGDKVLFLPDKHLGENTAHRLGMADETVEWDPWDAEGTDAADAVENDVILWEGYCQVHERFREHHIESIREDYPDANVIVHPECRREVVEAADVAGSTSTICESVAEADPGETWAIGTEIHLTHHLQRWHPEVDVVPLCGDACMDCNAMRQIDPNYLAWVLEELVEGRERNVIEVAPEEKELAQVAMDRMLEI